One window of the Solanum stenotomum isolate F172 chromosome 11, ASM1918654v1, whole genome shotgun sequence genome contains the following:
- the LOC125845301 gene encoding F-box protein At2g27310 → MSSCSTTTIMAEDDGGRTAITAVHPDIIQTLILTKLDGPTLMSASFASLQLQNLCSDDELWRKFCNSSWPSTSDPLIKNAVAAFPSGHRSLFSDSFPSLIHNEPKPIAGNNSKQYFQSPELISAVDIHFEGNLLYSKVLTNETESGWFMSSPFRIELLGHKEIVPTPVKFDGEDGNRKLELQKMKLSWILIDPSRNRAVNVSSLNPVSVQRHWLTGELKVRYSTVMGSGAGAGAGFVQCGIVVTCEGKEGGELHVRDVSMQIEDMDGKVLCGKDSLVILQEVIEGGRKKRKENEEKENYENFLELKKKWKENKQKKEKKLDMMCMASGITILISFWSLIVFGSRSNGSYFS, encoded by the coding sequence ATGTCATCTTGTTCCACCACCACTATCATGGCGGAGGACGACGGCGGAAGGACGGCGATCACTGCCGTCCATCCTGACATCATACAAACTTTGATCTTAACGAAACTCGACGGCCCAACTCTTATGTCCGCCAGTTTCGCTTCTTTGCAGCTGCAAAATCTTTGCTCCGACGATGAACTTTGGCGAAAATTTTGTAACTCTTCTTGGCCTTCTACTTCCGACCCACTTATCAAAAACGCTGTTGCAGCCTTTCCCTCCGGTCACCGTTCACTTTTTTCCGATTCCTTTCCGTCCTTAATCCACAACGAGCCAAAACCCATTGCTGGAAACAACTCAAAGCAGTATTTTCAGTCGCCGGAGTTGATATCGGCGGTCGATATTCACTTTGAGGGAAATTTATTGTACTCGAAAGTGTTGACTAACGAGACGGAAAGCGGGTGGTTCATGAGTTCGCCGTTCAGAATTGAGCTATTGGGTCATAAGGAAATTGTTCCGACGCCGGTGAAATTCGACGGCGAGGATGGAAATCGTAAATTGGAGTTACAGAAGATGAAATTGAGCTGGATTTTAATTGACCCATCGAGGAATCGAGCTGTGAATGTATCGAGTTTGAACCCGGTATCAGTCCAACGACATTGGTTAACCGGAGAATTGAAAGTTCGGTATTCGACAGTGATGGGTTCCGGCGCCGGCGCAGGCGCAGGGTTTGTTCAGTGCGGGATAGTTGTCACGTGCGAAGGTAAAGAAGGAGGCGAATTGCACGTGCGAGATGTAAGCATGCAAATAGAGGATATGGATGGGAAAGTTTTGTGTGGGAAGGATAGTTTGGTTATTTTACAAGAAGTTATTGaaggaggaagaaaaaaaagaaaagaaaatgaagaaaaagaaaattatgagaattttttggaattaaagaaaaaatggaaggaaaataaacaaaagaaagaaaaaaaattggatatGATGTGTATGGCAAGTGGAATtacaattttaatttctttttggaGTTTAATTGTGTTTGGTTCAAGAAGTAATGGTAGTTATTTTAGTTAG